One Bacteroidales bacterium DNA segment encodes these proteins:
- a CDS encoding Gfo/Idh/MocA family oxidoreductase, whose amino-acid sequence MKKSLKTTLFLLPALTLIIGLGACTRTHTPKDEISFKARELFPEPPRPEGQSDVIELRCDPMDTVRVAFIGVGSRGTGAVRRFTFLEGVKIVALCDLEPENLNRAQDILQEKGFPDADTYSGTEDWKKVCEREDVDLVYVCTHWDLHTPIAVYAMEQGKHVATEVPAAISIEECWQLVNTAEKTRRHCMQLENCNYDFFELATLNMVRQGLLGEIVHAEGAYIHDLRSSMFNEEDGYWDMWRLRHNEKRNANLYPTHGFGPICHILNIHRGDKMEYLVSVASDQFGMTEFAKTKFGEDSGYAKRNYQRGDMNTTLIKTAKGKSIMIQHDVTSPRPYSRIHLLSGTRGFVQKWPVQGIALDPEAHSFLDQEQMEELLAGYEHPITKEVGELARRVGGHGGMDFTMDYRLIHCLRNGLPLDQDVYDAAEWSSIIELSERSIANQGMPVKIPDFTRGAWNKVSELRYH is encoded by the coding sequence ATGAAAAAAAGCCTGAAAACGACTCTGTTTCTGCTGCCGGCTCTGACCCTGATCATTGGCCTGGGAGCATGTACCAGGACCCATACACCGAAGGATGAAATTTCATTTAAAGCCCGGGAACTATTTCCGGAACCTCCCCGGCCGGAGGGACAATCGGATGTGATTGAACTGCGCTGCGACCCCATGGATACGGTCCGGGTGGCTTTTATTGGAGTGGGCTCCCGGGGCACCGGGGCGGTTCGCCGTTTCACCTTCCTGGAGGGCGTGAAGATTGTGGCACTTTGTGATCTGGAACCGGAAAACCTAAACCGGGCACAGGATATCCTGCAAGAGAAGGGATTCCCGGACGCTGATACCTATTCCGGTACAGAGGACTGGAAGAAAGTCTGTGAAAGGGAAGATGTGGACCTGGTGTATGTATGCACGCACTGGGACCTGCATACCCCCATCGCGGTATACGCCATGGAACAGGGGAAACATGTGGCCACCGAGGTTCCGGCAGCCATTTCCATCGAAGAGTGCTGGCAGCTGGTAAACACCGCGGAAAAGACCAGGCGTCACTGCATGCAGCTGGAGAACTGCAACTACGATTTCTTCGAGCTGGCCACCCTGAACATGGTCAGGCAGGGCCTGCTGGGCGAAATAGTGCATGCCGAGGGAGCCTATATTCACGATCTGAGATCCTCCATGTTCAACGAGGAGGATGGTTACTGGGATATGTGGCGGCTTCGTCATAATGAGAAGCGGAACGCCAACCTCTACCCCACCCATGGCTTCGGTCCGATCTGTCATATTCTGAATATTCACCGGGGAGATAAAATGGAATACCTGGTCTCGGTAGCCAGCGACCAGTTTGGCATGACCGAATTTGCCAAAACAAAATTCGGGGAAGATTCGGGATACGCAAAGAGAAATTACCAAAGGGGCGATATGAATACCACCCTCATAAAAACGGCAAAAGGTAAAAGCATCATGATCCAGCACGATGTGACCAGTCCGCGCCCATACAGCAGGATCCACCTGCTCAGCGGCACCAGGGGCTTTGTTCAGAAATGGCCCGTGCAGGGAATTGCCCTGGATCCCGAAGCACACAGCTTTTTGGATCAGGAGCAGATGGAAGAATTGCTTGCCGGGTACGAGCATCCCATTACCAAAGAGGTGGGAGAACTGGCCAGACGAGTGGGCGGACACGGCGGCATGGATTTCACCATGGACTACCGGCTGATCCACTGCCTCAGAAACGGATTGCCGCTGGATCAGGACGTTTACGATGCCGCTGAATGGTCGTCTATCATCGAATTGTCCGAGAGGTCCATCGCCAACCAGGGAATGCCAGTGAAAATCCCCGACTTCACCAGGGGCGCGTGGAACAAAGTCAGCGAGCTACGCTATCACTGA
- a CDS encoding DUF190 domain-containing protein — MAKKDSRYSRLKIKASTTDKIGSKLLYQYLVEKAKEKGINGATVFRGIMGYGASSKIHSSRFWELTEKLPVVIELVDETIKLKAFYAEIEEELKKMPKGCLVTLEPTEVLLQKKGS, encoded by the coding sequence ATGGCAAAAAAAGATTCCAGATACAGCAGGCTGAAGATCAAAGCCAGTACCACGGATAAGATCGGATCCAAATTACTCTATCAGTACCTGGTTGAGAAAGCAAAAGAAAAAGGGATCAACGGAGCCACGGTTTTTCGCGGAATCATGGGCTATGGTGCCAGCAGCAAGATTCACTCTTCCCGCTTCTGGGAGCTTACCGAAAAACTGCCGGTGGTCATCGAACTGGTCGATGAGACCATTAAACTGAAAGCCTTCTATGCCGAAATTGAAGAGGAGCTGAAGAAGATGCCCAAGGGTTGCCTGGTCACCCTGGAGCCCACCGAGGTCCTCTTGCAAAAAAAAGGCAGCTAA
- a CDS encoding glycoside hydrolase family 9 protein, which translates to MHNFRAVLSVFIQIWLLLFPWLSMEGARDPGNEIYIRINQVGYLAGEHKSAILFSAGPVRENFSLIQAKTGREVLILKPERSLTETWGAFDYYYTCDFSRVTEPGVYLLEGKRSGTRSPVFRISDHSYDHLQEDLLAFMRQQRCGYNPTLDMVCHQHDGRSFYGPMPDSSYLDVSGGWHDAGDMLKYLITGSYATAHMLLSYDLYPDKFEDRFNALGQPGGNGIPDLLDEARWGLDWIFKLHPAPDQLVHQLADDRDHVGWKMPDKDRSDYGWGPDSYRAAYFATGEPQGLNRYQSEATGVSNLAGRCAAAMALAARIWEEDLEDPVFAQRCLEAAKSLYSLGRKKEGFQQGNSYGAPYRYGEQSWADDMEWGAAELYKTTGEGEYLEDARKYARMAGTVSWMPLDTAEHYRYYPFINMGHFALFYLVEDSFRDTLSGYYRQGIESCLRRGSKNPYGIGIPFIWCSNNLLTSLITQVILYERMTGDKRYDSFLLEQRDWLFGRNPWGTSMFTGIPADGEYPLDIHTSIWALRGLEVPGGLVDGPVYGSIFRSLIGLQLNDPDEFAVLQNPYVVYHDDMGDYSTNEPTMDGTAGSILMMAHFAGQ; encoded by the coding sequence ATGCATAACTTTAGAGCTGTGCTGTCTGTTTTTATACAAATATGGCTGCTTCTGTTTCCCTGGCTGTCCATGGAAGGGGCAAGGGATCCGGGGAATGAAATATATATCCGGATCAACCAGGTGGGATACCTGGCCGGGGAGCATAAATCGGCCATCCTGTTTTCCGCTGGCCCTGTGCGGGAGAATTTTTCCCTGATTCAGGCGAAAACCGGCAGGGAAGTACTTATTTTGAAACCTGAAAGAAGTCTGACAGAAACCTGGGGGGCATTTGATTACTATTACACCTGCGATTTCAGCCGGGTGACGGAACCCGGGGTCTACCTGCTGGAAGGGAAACGCTCGGGAACCCGCAGCCCGGTTTTCCGGATCTCCGATCACAGCTATGATCATTTGCAGGAGGATCTGCTGGCATTTATGCGCCAGCAGCGCTGCGGATACAATCCCACCCTGGATATGGTCTGTCACCAGCACGACGGCCGGTCCTTCTATGGTCCCATGCCCGACTCCAGCTATCTGGATGTGAGCGGGGGATGGCATGATGCAGGAGATATGCTCAAGTATCTGATTACAGGATCTTATGCCACGGCCCATATGCTGCTGAGTTACGACTTGTATCCCGACAAGTTTGAGGACCGCTTTAATGCCCTGGGGCAGCCCGGGGGCAACGGGATCCCCGACCTGCTGGATGAAGCCAGATGGGGATTGGACTGGATTTTCAAGCTGCACCCGGCTCCGGACCAGCTGGTGCACCAGCTGGCCGATGACCGGGATCACGTGGGATGGAAGATGCCCGATAAGGACCGCTCCGATTACGGATGGGGACCTGATAGTTACCGTGCTGCATATTTTGCTACCGGAGAACCGCAGGGACTGAATCGATATCAGAGTGAGGCCACGGGGGTTTCCAATCTGGCGGGTCGCTGCGCTGCAGCGATGGCCCTGGCAGCAAGAATCTGGGAGGAAGACCTGGAGGATCCCGTTTTTGCACAAAGATGCCTGGAGGCTGCAAAATCACTTTATAGCCTTGGAAGGAAGAAGGAGGGATTTCAGCAGGGGAACTCCTATGGGGCGCCTTACCGCTATGGAGAGCAAAGCTGGGCGGATGATATGGAATGGGGTGCTGCCGAGCTCTACAAGACCACCGGAGAAGGAGAATACCTGGAAGATGCACGAAAGTATGCCCGGATGGCAGGGACAGTTTCATGGATGCCCCTGGACACAGCGGAGCATTACCGCTATTACCCCTTTATCAATATGGGACATTTTGCCCTTTTTTATCTGGTGGAAGACTCCTTCAGGGATACTCTTTCCGGATACTACCGGCAGGGGATTGAAAGCTGCCTCCGCAGAGGATCGAAAAATCCATACGGGATCGGGATTCCCTTTATATGGTGTTCCAACAACCTGCTTACCAGTCTGATCACTCAAGTGATCCTGTATGAACGAATGACCGGTGATAAGCGATATGATTCTTTTCTGCTGGAACAGCGCGACTGGCTCTTCGGAAGAAATCCCTGGGGTACCTCCATGTTTACCGGGATTCCGGCGGACGGGGAGTATCCCCTGGATATACATACCAGCATTTGGGCCTTAAGGGGTCTGGAAGTACCCGGGGGACTGGTCGACGGACCGGTGTACGGAAGCATATTCCGCTCTTTAATCGGGCTGCAGCTGAATGATCCGGATGAATTCGCTGTGTTGCAGAACCCTTATGTGGTTTATCACGATGATATGGGCGACTACTCGACCAATGAACCCACCATGGATGGCACCGCCGGTTCCATTCTGATGATGGCCCATTTTGCGGGTCAGTAG
- the crcB gene encoding fluoride efflux transporter CrcB translates to MLKQLLLIGTGGFIGSVARYLVSRLNTRIDWLSIPLGTLTVNVAGSFLIGFLIGISEKSPILTVEWRMFLMVGLCGGFTTFSSFTGENLVLLKNGQILPMLLYTGLSIFLGFAAVYLGYISTKLMG, encoded by the coding sequence ATGTTGAAGCAGCTCTTACTGATCGGGACCGGAGGATTTATCGGAAGCGTGGCACGCTACCTGGTTTCCCGTCTAAACACCCGCATCGATTGGCTTTCTATTCCCCTTGGGACACTTACCGTAAATGTAGCGGGGAGTTTCCTGATCGGGTTCCTGATCGGCATCTCCGAGAAAAGTCCCATCCTGACCGTCGAGTGGAGGATGTTCCTGATGGTTGGCCTTTGCGGAGGCTTCACGACCTTTTCCTCCTTCACGGGAGAGAATCTGGTCCTGTTGAAAAACGGTCAGATCCTTCCCATGCTGCTCTACACGGGATTAAGCATCTTCCTGGGATTCGCTGCCGTATACCTGGGATATATTTCCACCAAGTTAATGGGATAA
- a CDS encoding LytTR family transcriptional regulator DNA-binding domain-containing protein, whose amino-acid sequence MRPIYTLILILLAISASAQQQINGNITDRNGSPVSFANVYLEGSYDGSTSDTTGSFTLKTTLSGRQILIASFIGFEKQLVELDLDTLGSPLHIVLEEAVSELNEVVITAGIFSVSDEKKSATLSSYDIASTASAVGDIYGAYATMPGSQKVGEEGMLFVRGGESYETRTYMDGMVVQSPYFSSMPHVPTRGRFSPLLFSETLFSTGGYSAEYGHALSSIVDLSTNGLEIEDKASAALMSVGANASWAKRWEKSSLAVTGLYANNFLTNKVFKTNMDWTKDPVLGDGMLMFRQQVGEKGLLKSFGSFNSMTMRMNYDNFEAGTLDDVQMDNLNLYTNTSYTDQLADGLSFDIFDAVKIDVPVIFITAFQEYAIKAFKVNSVDYLLKPVRVEDLQAALDKYRRYFNRELKAPSIGGDLLHSIREMISRPCKTRFMVRAGEHIRSIEVEDILYFFSLQKGTFLHTSDKRNYVIDYTLGGLEEVLDPRLFHRINRKFLVSHRAITDLTTLSSSKLKVRLMHAEDEDIFISRDRMASFKEWLDR is encoded by the coding sequence ATGAGACCAATTTATACCCTGATACTGATCCTTCTGGCCATCAGCGCCAGTGCCCAGCAGCAAATCAACGGAAACATTACCGACCGGAATGGCAGTCCGGTTTCATTTGCCAATGTGTACCTGGAGGGAAGCTACGATGGAAGCACTTCAGATACCACCGGATCCTTTACACTAAAAACCACCCTGTCGGGCAGACAAATACTTATCGCCAGTTTTATCGGCTTCGAAAAACAATTGGTGGAACTGGACCTGGATACTCTTGGATCGCCCCTTCACATCGTATTAGAAGAGGCCGTCAGCGAATTGAACGAGGTGGTCATCACTGCAGGTATTTTCAGTGTCAGCGATGAGAAAAAGTCGGCCACCCTCAGCTCCTATGACATAGCCAGCACAGCCAGCGCGGTGGGTGATATCTACGGGGCCTATGCCACCATGCCCGGATCGCAGAAGGTGGGCGAAGAGGGGATGCTCTTTGTACGCGGAGGAGAAAGCTATGAGACCAGGACCTATATGGACGGGATGGTGGTCCAGTCGCCCTATTTCTCAAGCATGCCCCATGTACCCACCCGGGGGCGCTTCTCGCCCCTGCTCTTCTCTGAAACCCTCTTCAGCACTGGGGGCTACTCGGCCGAGTACGGTCACGCCCTCTCATCCATAGTGGACCTGAGCACTAACGGACTGGAGATTGAAGATAAGGCGAGCGCAGCCCTGATGAGCGTGGGAGCCAACGCCTCCTGGGCCAAACGCTGGGAGAAGAGCTCGCTGGCTGTGACCGGCCTGTATGCCAACAACTTTCTCACCAACAAAGTATTCAAAACCAACATGGACTGGACCAAAGACCCGGTCCTTGGAGACGGGATGCTGATGTTCAGACAACAGGTGGGGGAAAAGGGATTGCTAAAATCGTTTGGCTCCTTTAACTCCATGACGATGCGAATGAATTATGACAACTTTGAAGCCGGTACCCTGGACGATGTACAGATGGACAATCTGAACCTCTATACCAATACCAGCTATACCGATCAGCTGGCCGACGGACTCTCCTTTGATATTTTCGATGCAGTGAAGATCGATGTTCCGGTCATATTTATCACGGCCTTCCAGGAATACGCGATCAAAGCCTTCAAGGTGAACAGCGTGGATTATCTCCTGAAGCCCGTTAGGGTGGAGGATCTGCAGGCTGCCCTGGATAAATACAGGCGCTACTTTAACCGTGAACTTAAGGCACCTTCCATCGGGGGAGACCTGCTTCACTCGATCCGTGAGATGATCAGCAGGCCCTGTAAAACGCGCTTTATGGTCCGGGCAGGCGAGCACATCAGATCCATCGAGGTCGAAGATATCCTGTATTTCTTCAGCCTGCAGAAGGGCACCTTTCTGCACACTTCCGATAAGCGGAATTATGTAATTGATTACACACTCGGGGGACTGGAAGAGGTTCTTGATCCCCGCCTCTTTCACCGGATCAATCGCAAGTTCCTGGTCTCGCACCGTGCCATTACCGACCTGACCACCCTTTCTTCCAGCAAGCTTAAGGTGAGGCTGATGCATGCAGAGGACGAAGATATCTTTATCAGCAGAGACCGGATGGCCAGTTTCAAAGAATGGCTTGACAGGTAG